In Xiphias gladius isolate SHS-SW01 ecotype Sanya breed wild chromosome 5, ASM1685928v1, whole genome shotgun sequence, the following are encoded in one genomic region:
- the insig1 gene encoding insulin-induced gene 1 protein isoform X2: protein MCCRPENKCKWRPVVGLLYPCLDSHLGEPHKFKREWASVMRCIAVFVGINHASVKLDFDNNVQLSLTLAALSLGLWWTFDRSRSGFGLGITTAFLATVITQLLVYNGVYQYTSPDFLYVRSWLPCIFFSGGVTVGNIGRQLAMGGVEKPHMD, encoded by the exons aTGTGCTGCAGACCAGAAAACAAATGCAAGTGGAGGC CTGTTGTAGGCCTGCTGTATCCCTGCCTTGACAGCCATTTGGGAGAGCCGCACAAGTTCAAGAGGGAGTGGGCCAGCGTCATGAGGTGCATCGCAGTGTTTGTCGGTATCAACCATGCCAGTGTT AAACTAGACTTCGACAACAACGTGCAGCTCTCCCTAACCCTGGCAGCCTTGTCCTTGGGCCTGTGGTGGACCTTCGACCGGTCCAGGAGTGGCTTTGGCCTGGGCATCACGACTGCCTTCCTAGCTACTGTGATCACACAGCTGCTGGTCTACAATGGAGTCTACCA gtACACATCTCCAGACTTCTTGTATGTACGCTCCTGGCTCCCATGTATATTCTTCTCAGGTGGTGTTACAGTGGGAAACATAGGACGCCAACTTGCCATG GGTGGTGTTGAGAAACCCCACATGGACTGA
- the insig1 gene encoding insulin-induced gene 1 protein isoform X3: MRCIAVFVGINHASVKLDFDNNVQLSLTLAALSLGLWWTFDRSRSGFGLGITTAFLATVITQLLVYNGVYQYTSPDFLYVRSWLPCIFFSGGVTVGNIGRQLAMGGVEKPHMD; encoded by the exons ATGAGGTGCATCGCAGTGTTTGTCGGTATCAACCATGCCAGTGTT AAACTAGACTTCGACAACAACGTGCAGCTCTCCCTAACCCTGGCAGCCTTGTCCTTGGGCCTGTGGTGGACCTTCGACCGGTCCAGGAGTGGCTTTGGCCTGGGCATCACGACTGCCTTCCTAGCTACTGTGATCACACAGCTGCTGGTCTACAATGGAGTCTACCA gtACACATCTCCAGACTTCTTGTATGTACGCTCCTGGCTCCCATGTATATTCTTCTCAGGTGGTGTTACAGTGGGAAACATAGGACGCCAACTTGCCATG GGTGGTGTTGAGAAACCCCACATGGACTGA
- the insig1 gene encoding insulin-induced gene 1 protein isoform X1 has protein sequence MNRRGAFCLDQTLETSGDQAQKCQMPRLEDHCWSCSCASRVETKHSSSGANWLASKAEEMMSIITSVLSNAYGSLHDVRTANLIRRGLVLFTVGVFLALVLNLLQIQRNVTLFPEEVMTTLFSSAWWIPPCCGTGAAVVGLLYPCLDSHLGEPHKFKREWASVMRCIAVFVGINHASVKLDFDNNVQLSLTLAALSLGLWWTFDRSRSGFGLGITTAFLATVITQLLVYNGVYQYTSPDFLYVRSWLPCIFFSGGVTVGNIGRQLAMGGVEKPHMD, from the exons ATGAACAGGAGAGGAGCTTTCTGTTTGGACCAGACACTGGAGACGTCTGGAGATCAAG CCCAAAAGTGCCAAATGCCCAGACTGGAGGACCACTGCTGGAGTTGCTCCTGTGCATCGAGGGTAGAAACTAAACACTCATCATCTGGAGCAAACTGGTTGGCATCCAAAGCTGAAGAAATGATGTCCATCATCACCTCGGTGCTCAGCAATGCCTACGGCTCCCTGCACGACGTCCGGACGGCCAACCTGATCCGCCGAGGTCTCGTCCTCTTCACGGTTGGAGTGTTCCTCGCCCTGGTGCTCAACTTGCTGCAGATACAAAGAAACGTCACCCTGTTTCCCGAGGAGGTGATGACAACTTTGTTTTCGTCTGCCTGGTGGATCCCACCTTGCTGCGGCACAGGTGCCG CTGTTGTAGGCCTGCTGTATCCCTGCCTTGACAGCCATTTGGGAGAGCCGCACAAGTTCAAGAGGGAGTGGGCCAGCGTCATGAGGTGCATCGCAGTGTTTGTCGGTATCAACCATGCCAGTGTT AAACTAGACTTCGACAACAACGTGCAGCTCTCCCTAACCCTGGCAGCCTTGTCCTTGGGCCTGTGGTGGACCTTCGACCGGTCCAGGAGTGGCTTTGGCCTGGGCATCACGACTGCCTTCCTAGCTACTGTGATCACACAGCTGCTGGTCTACAATGGAGTCTACCA gtACACATCTCCAGACTTCTTGTATGTACGCTCCTGGCTCCCATGTATATTCTTCTCAGGTGGTGTTACAGTGGGAAACATAGGACGCCAACTTGCCATG GGTGGTGTTGAGAAACCCCACATGGACTGA